A stretch of Mya arenaria isolate MELC-2E11 chromosome 14, ASM2691426v1 DNA encodes these proteins:
- the LOC128218045 gene encoding heat shock 70 kDa protein 12A-like, protein MSNHLLVAAIDFGTTYSSWAFSFRYDYANDPTKVSAKQWQGHESSKGPTCVLIKPDGKTLHSFGFDAEAKYAELIEEDENKDWYFFRRFKMMLWKQKLNRNSMLEDENGRKLLARTVFALSIKYLKEDLWVVSNDRIADTVLPDEIHWVLTVPAIWDNAAKQFMREAAEEAGIEPDMLTIALEPEAASLFCRHLPVEKCGDQFSLASLRAGRQYLVLDAGGGTIDITVHEVTPSGGVKELYKASGGAWGGTKVDDSFESFLACLTDKSVVKKFKEDHLDDYIELLRRFEVKKREIDPDKDTKMVMSIPLAFFTTVKKRLHKDFNKVVKKSTYTNSVFLTGDKLKIDPIVARSFFKESTERTIALVKDVLRKNENRGVEAILMVGGFSESKMLNKAVKQTFPTLKIIVPDEAGLAVLKGAVMFGHEPRNITERISKYTYGIALHPEFDPINHPESARFTDTDGVDRCQNFFDRHVVAGQSLKVGEAQSEETYFTKPSHTSTVQIEVFATENKTPLLVTDPGCRKVGQCDISMTGTGGGREVLVRMIFGGTEIDVECTEKATGKVSHIPIDFLSYVAFV, encoded by the exons ATG TCGAACCACCTGTTGGTAGCCGCCATTGATTTCGGGACTACTTATTCAAGCTGGGCGTTCTCGTTCAGGTATGACTACGCTAACGACCCAACTAAAGTCTCCGCAAAACAATGGCAAGGACACGAATCTTCAAAAG gCCCTACTTGTGTCCTGATCAAGCCTGATGGGAAAACATTACATTCGTTTGGTTTTGATGCTGAAGCCAAATACGCAGAACTTATTGAAGAAGACGAAAATAAAGACTGGTACTTCTTCAGAAGgtttaaaatgatgttatgGAAACAG aaGCTCAATCGAAATTCGATGTTGGAAGATGAAAACGGTCGGAAGTTATTGGCAAGAACCGTTTTTGCGTTGTCCATAAA atatCTCAAGGAAGACCTATGGGTTGTTTCTAATGACCGAATAGCGGACACCGTGTTACCTGACGAAATACACTGGGTTTTGACAGTTCCTGCCATTTGGGACAATGCAGCAAAACAGTTCATGCGGGAAGCTGCCGAAGAG GCGGGAATAGAACCGGATATGCTCACCATTGCACTTGAGCCGGAAGCTGCTTCACTTTTCTGTCGTCATCTTCCGGTTGAAAAGTGTGGGGATCAGTTCTCCCTGGCATCTCTGCGAGCTGGAAGACAATATCTTGTACTTGATGCTGGAG GAGGAACCATCGACATAACGGTGCACGAAGTAACGCCATCTGGTGGCGTCAAAGAGCTGTACAAGGCGAGTGGTGGCGCTTGGGGTGGGACTAAGGTCGATGATTCCTTTGAAAGTTTCCTAGCTTGTTTGACAG ATAAAAGTGTCgtcaaaaagtttaaagaagATCACTTGGATGATTATATAGAACTTCTTAGACGGTTTGAGGTTAAGAAGAGAGAGATTGATCCCGACAAGGATACTAAAATGGTCATGAGCATCCCACTTGCCTTTTTTACAACTGTTAAGAAACGCCTACACAAAGACTTCAATAAAGTGGTGAAAAAGTCAACCTATACAAATTCG gTGTTCTTGACTGGGGATAAACTGAAAATTGATCCAATAGTTGCTCGAAGCTTTTTTAAAGAGTCTACCGAAAGAACCATAGCACTTGTGAAAgatgttttgagaaaaaatgaaaacagaggCGTAGAAGCAATTTTGATGGTTGGTGGGTTTTCTGAATCGAAAATGCTCAACAAGGCAGTTAAACAAACGTTTCCAACATTAAAGATAATCGTTCCTGATGAAGCTGGTCTGGCAGTTCTTAAGGGAGCCGTGATGTTTGGACATGAGCCCAGAAATATTACCGAGCGAATAAGCAAATATACGTATGGAATTGCATTGCATCCTGAGTTTGATCCTATCAACCATCCAGAATCAGCTAGATTCACTGACACTGACGGTGTTGATAGATGTCAGAATTTCTTTGATAGGCATGTTGTGGCGGGACAGTCGCTGAAAGTCGGAGAGGCCCAGTCTGAAGAAACATACTTCACAAAACCTAGTCACACGTCAACTGTGCAAATAGAGGTATTCGCGACAGAAAATAAAACTCCACTACTAGTTACTGATCCTGGATGCCGAAAGGTTGGGCAATGTGACATTTCAATGACTGGTACTGGAGGTGGGCGCGAGGTTTTAGTAAGAATGATATTTGGAGGGACCGAAATAGACGTCGAATGTACCGAGAAAGCCACTGGAAAAGTATCGCATATTCCGATTGACTTTTTGTCTTATGTTGCGTTTGTATGA